The nucleotide sequence atatattttttgcaatcatatgatttatatggataaaaaatgaagtaattttaaagaaaaagtgtatgctttagtgaattttttactaaaaataaattattttatcattcatgagttttagaagggatgaagataaaaaaaaatttagtcttagtttatatattttagtactctgtgagtactcactctttgatttgctatttaatctcattttaataataaatataaataaaaaatttattacatgcatatttatattttttaaattatattgtgaaatgataaattaaattttttatttataatattatttaaatagtatacacacatacacgtaaaccgctattggcagtagcggtttacactcacacacacgCACGTAAACTgctgctggcagcagcggtttacactcacatacacgcacgtaaaccgctactggcagtagcggtttacataaaATAGTGAAACAATTCATTTGCGTATTAAATTTAGAAACAATGTATTTACGTAATATTGGGGTCAAACAATTTAGATACGTAAattgccctttttttttttttttataatctctTTCTGTATTGCATGCCGATAAAATTGGCTATGAAATAACCAAATTATTTTTATAACCATAAAAGATCGATAAGTTATATTttataaagagaaaataaaaaaaatcaataaatttaATGTACAATATGTATAATAATAGTAAAACCAAAATTAACATgataattaagttaattaatttttaataaattttaatttaaaatttaaaataaataagaatttacaaCAGTTATGTATATTGCAAAAACGGCCTCTTTCTCTTATGTGATGTGACTTTCTTCTCGTCCAGTTTTTTCCTATCTCACCGGTGTTGCGTCGTCACCAACAGCAGCTACCGTCACCCATAGTTTTGCTGTCGCCCATAACAATTAAACTCATTCACAATTCGAACGGTTACTCCTATTCTCATAATATGCTTCCAATTTCTGGTCCACTATTGCTGCCGCAGCCTCACCTACGCCGTTGCAACCCCTCCCAGCCGACCATGCCGCCGACGTTACCGCAGACTCCAGCTGACGTTGCCACAGGTTCTCGCATACGCCGCCAAGAGCTCAATGATGCCGCTATTTGAATTAACCGTGTGAGTATGGTAGATGTAATGCACGCGTGCGTGAAGGCAATATTAAACCCAACACTCAATTGCTTACTTTTGATTCTCACTCATGTCTCCTCATctgttcaaaattttttttttcatttttgtttctcTAGTTTTATGGTTATATCAAATCATAAGACTTAAGTGCCaaattatacattttttttaataaaaattaaattattggatgaTCATAATTGCTTCTTCTgtttattcattttcttcttcttctattttaatggtcaatttaggatggtcattttagtaggtatgcggatggttattttaatttttatgtagatgattattttgattggattgggtttaattatatataattaaaatatgttagatgttcaattcattaggtatgcagatgattatttttatccttaagtggatggttatttttactaaGGGTGAGTGTCGTGTAGCAAGTCAAGCAGCGACGGTGAAgtgggatgattattgatgaaggtggaGTGGCCGCCGgttaaaaaagaagaaagtatTGGAGTGAAATGTTTTAGTAAATTAGGATTttagatggttatttttttgaaataactaactagatttttttaaaatttaaaatttaaaattaggggatttaaaatttgatgtgaaaTAATTGAATAAGAGTTTTTGAATTTAGGTAATTTGTGAAGtggtttttattatttattcctATCGGATTAAATAACTAGCCCATTATACATATTGTCAAGATTTTTCATTGTCTTCCTAGCGAATTCATCAAACAAAATACTCAATCATTGAATTTTGTTGACTTTATTAATAAAAAACGTTAAATTCTTAAATTAATCCTCCATGGTCGTCTTCAAtctcttaggtagcgtttggtggagagacagagacagaaagactgagactgagactgagagacaaagactaagagacagagattgaaataaactTCAGTATTTTGTTTAGTGCAAAGTGAGAGACATAAATTTAAACatgaatgaaattctaatttaatttgtacaaaggataaaattaaaattaattaattgaaatgaaggtattttaaatataaaatattattaaagtttcagtctcaatctttaaaaattttagtcccatgTGTCTTCACTTTTTGAAAgtactaaaatactgaaattttaggataatactgagtctcagtctctcgaTCTTTATCTCAatatctcaaaacaaacgctacgtTAAAGTCCTCGACCAAATACATTAACAATAATCAAAATCATTACCACCATTTTTTCCAATTCTAAAGTTCTAACCCTCTTCTNNNNNNNNNNNNNNNNNNNNNNNNNNNNNNNNNNNNNNNNNNNNNNNNNNNNNNNNNNNNNNNNNNNNNNNNNTATGCATTTATATAAAAGTAGCTAATGACTAATTAGCAGCTGATTTTTTTATATCAACGtaacaattttataaaaatgaaaaatatatatGTTCCTGGCTGCATGTTTGGTGCATCGATGGCCAACATTTTCTTTTCTCCACAAGCGCTAAAAAGTCAAAATAAAAGCACTAGAGAGCCACTTGTGTTTCATGGTCCTCTACCGTTACAATATTTTCGCCATGATCATAGACACCATTTTAGTTTCTCGTTAAACTCTCTACACATAGTATTTTCTTGTGTTGCACTACAACATTAGTTATTTGTTAATTTCTCTCTCTCAAGAAAACATAATATAACTTCCCATTATAGAATAATAATGTCTCTAACAATCAAATTACATCTAACATCCCAACTCAACAACCTCGGACACAAGAGCAAACACAATCTTGCCAAATCTATTTACAACATTAACCCATTGATCACTATCAAGAAGTGCAAGGTGAAGCAAAGAATAAAGTGCAATAATAGTAATAAGAATATGATAAAGAGCTCATTGATAGAGCCTGATGGAGGTACATTGGTGGATCTGATAGTGCCGGAGAGCCAAAGAGATTCGAAGATGGCGGAGGTAGAGTCGATGGCGAAGGTGAATCTCACGAGAATTGACATGGAGTGGGTGCATGTGATAAGTGAAGGGTGGGCTAGCCCATTGAGAGGGTTCATGAGGGAGAGTGAGTACCTTCAGAGTTTGCATTTTAATTGTTTGAGAATGGAAGATGGCTCTGTTGTGAATATGTCCCTTCCGATTGTGTTGGCAATTGACGATGAAACAAAAGGGAGAATTGGCTCATCTTTGCATGTTGCTTTGGTTGGGCCTCTTGGAGATTGTGTTGCTATTCTTCGAAGGTTAGTCTTCCTTTTTCACCAAATTAAATTAAACCCTTCTTGTTTCTAGGTTAGTTTATTGTTCAATACTTGAATTGTTATGAACATTTATTTTAACGATGAGAACTCTGCATATCTTGTATTGTATCTCGTGTCTGTATCAATACAACATTTTTTGCAGTATTGAAATATACAAGCAtaacaaagaagaaagaattgCCAGAACATGGGGAACAACTGCTCCAGGATTGCCTTATGTTGATGAAGTGATTACTCCATCAGGGGATTGGTTAATTGGAGGAGATTTGGAAGTTCTAAAACCAATCAAATATAGTGATGGACTTGATAACTATAGACTCTCCCCTAAACAACTTCGGAAAGAATTTGAATCGCGTAATGCTGATGCAGTTTTTGCATTCCAGTTAAGAAACCCAGTGCATAATGGTCATGCTTTGTTGATGAATGATATTCGGAAGCGCCTATTGGAAATGGGATACAAGAATCCAATTTTGTTGCTTCATCCTCTTGGAGGTTTCACAAAGGCTGATGATGTACCCTTGGATGTTAGGATGGAACAACATAGCAAGGTGATTATACTCCCAAAATACTATAACTGTTGTTGTTGGCCTAGTGAAAATGGTAGAAATTCAGATTCAGATACAGTTAACTTTCTATAAAGTTGATAATTGAAATTCCTTAGATGACAATTTAATCAAatctattaaattatttaacgatttttaattattaatttcactGAAGTTAACGACACTTGAGTTTTTACCAATAAAAATTGCTTGATCTAAGTATTCATTAATTGTCAAGTTAGGTCTTAGAAGATGGTGTTCTTGATCCTGAGACTACCATAGTGGCCATATTTCCATCACCGATGCATTATGCAGGACCAACGGAAGTGCAGTGGCATGCCAAGGCACGAATAAATGCCGGTGCCAACTTCTATATTGTTGGTCGGGATCCTGCCGGCATGGCTCATCCAACTGAGAAAAGGGATCTCTATGATCCTGATCATGGCAAAAAGGTTCTCACCATGGCTCCTGGCCTTCACAAGCTTAACATTTTGCCTTTCAAGGTAACAAGTCTTCTCTTCATGCTCCTCTCTCTATATAATTTCAATAATAATATAACTTCAACAACTTGTCCTCTATTTTAACTTAAAAATGTTACAGCCGATTAGAATTTATTATTGTTTATCGTTAATTAGTTGTTAATTTAAGAGGTTGGGGATTCGAGTTTTctatatctttgataaaaaaaaattagttgttaatttaagtttttttagtttaattaataatatattttattttatatttttaaatattaataactaactaattataaaaataataaattttaataattttttaattttttaataaataagaacaaaatcgattaattatagtaacaataataaattcaattgtcggcattataattattagacccaATTTGATCTGATCGAATTACACAATCTAAAttgaatatttttaaattttttaataaaaaaaatatatccctgactttttgttttgtgattatttaaatctctaaaaatttaaaaatataattaaattcttaaaaaaaattaaatttattgttattattataaaaaaaactaattttattctaatttattaaaaaatttaaaaataatcagATGTCCAATAATAATACAACACGTAAATATCTTTTTGCATCTTCTTATGGGAGCATCCCCTTACCTAACACTAGTCAAttcttatttttagtttttttacaCTAAAATTATTGGTCTTTTGTCTGATGACAATTGTTGCTTTTCTTTCCATATTTGAATTACAGGTGGCAGCTTATGATAATAGGGAAAATAAGATGGCATTTTTTGATCCCACCCGTGCTAAGGATTTCCTTTTTATATCCGGAACCAAGGTATCTGATTCTCATTATTCCAAGATCTATTTACTATCACGAGTAGCTAGCTAATTCTTCATTTCTTATTGAATTATGATATAGACAATCTATCACATGTACCGAATGAAAATGGATTGAATTGAGTCGAGTTGACGAACTTGATTCATGTTGTATATATATCTTAAGTTTAGGTTTGTTATTTtgtataagttttttttttttttttattgtttgagTTTAAANNNNNNNNNNNNNNNNNNNNNNNNNNNNNNNNNNNNNNNTACTtaagaataatttatttaaaaaaaaatattttgataaatcgATCCAACGAAtttcatcatttttttaaaagtttgtaatatgaACTTTTTAACTTATAGACATTATAAAAAGTTTAAATTTGACCTGT is from Arachis ipaensis cultivar K30076 chromosome B01, Araip1.1, whole genome shotgun sequence and encodes:
- the LOC107616694 gene encoding ATP sulfurylase 2-like encodes the protein MSLTIKLHLTSQLNNLGHKSKHNLAKSIYNINPLITIKKCKVKQRIKCNNSNKNMIKSSLIEPDGGTLVDLIVPESQRDSKMAEVESMAKVNLTRIDMEWVHVISEGWASPLRGFMRESEYLQSLHFNCLRMEDGSVVNMSLPIVLAIDDETKGRIGSSLHVALVGPLGDCVAILRSIEIYKHNKEERIARTWGTTAPGLPYVDEVITPSGDWLIGGDLEVLKPIKYSDGLDNYRLSPKQLRKEFESRNADAVFAFQLRNPVHNGHALLMNDIRKRLLEMGYKNPILLLHPLGGFTKADDVPLDVRMEQHSKVLEDGVLDPETTIVAIFPSPMHYAGPTEVQWHAKARINAGANFYIVGRDPAGMAHPTEKRDLYDPDHGKKVLTMAPGLHKLNILPFKVAAYDNRENKMAFFDPTRAKDFLFISGTKMRAYAKNGENPPNGFMCPSGWKVLVEYYQSSQAEEASQ